From the genome of Vulpes lagopus strain Blue_001 chromosome 2, ASM1834538v1, whole genome shotgun sequence, one region includes:
- the LOC121477578 gene encoding olfactory receptor 4F3/4F16/4F29-like has translation MGGANHSVVSEFVFLGLTNSWEIQLLLFVFSSMFYVASMMGNSLIMLTVTFDPNLHSPMYFLLANLSFIDLGVSSVISPKMIYDLFRKRKVISFGGCITQIFFLHVIGGVEMVLLIAMAFDRHVAICKPLHYLTIMNRKMCILLLVAAWVVGLAHSMIQLVFVIKLPFCGPNVLDSFYCDLPRFIKLACTDTFSLEFMVTANSGFISLGSFFILIVSYSFILITVKKHSSRGSSKALSTLSAHIMVVILFFGPCIFVYVWPHPTSCLDKFLAVFDAVLTPFFNSVIYTLRNKEMKVAMSKICNLLFIEGFLKLQKYYGVYLK, from the coding sequence ATGGGTGGAGCGAATCACTCTGTGGTGTCAGAGTTTGTGTTCCTGGGACTCACCAACTCCTGGGAGATCCAGCTTCTCCTCTTTGTGTTCTCCTCCATGTTTTATGTGGCAAGCATGATGGGAAACTCCCTCATTATGCTCACTGTGACTTTTGACCCTAACCTGCACTCCCCCATGTACTTTCTGTTGGCCAACCTCTCCTTCATTGACCTGGGAGTTTCTTCAGTCATTTCTCCTAAGATGATTTATGACCTTTTCAGAAAACGTAAAGTCATCTCCTTTGGTGGTTGCATCACTCAGATCTTCTTTCTCCATGTCATTGGTGGTGTGGAGATGGTGCTGCTCATCGCCATGGCCTTTGACAGACATGTGGCCATATGTAAGCCTCTCCACTATTTGACCATTATGAAtcgaaaaatgtgtattttgcttcTGGTTGCTGCTTGGGTAGTTGGCTTGGCCCACTCTATGATTCAACTGGTTTTTGTTATAAAATTGCCATTCTGTGGCCCTAATGTGCTGGACAGCTTTTACTGTGACTTACCTCGGTTCATCAAACTTGCCTGCACAGATACTTTCAGTCTAGAGTTCATGGTCACAGCCAACAGTGGTTTTATATCTCTGGGGTCATTCTTCATATTGATTGTCTCCTATAGTTTTATCCTGATCACTGTTAAGAAACACTCCTCAAGAGGCTCATCCAAGGCCCTCTCCACTTTGTCAGCTCATATCATGGTGGTGATTTTGTTCTTTGGTCCTTGCATCTTTGTTTATGTCTGGCCTCACCCCACATCATGCTTAGACAAATTTCTTGCTGTTTTTGATGCAGTTCTTACTCCCTTTTTTAATTCAGTCATCTATACATTaaggaacaaagaaatgaaagtggcAATGAGTAAAATatgcaatttattatttatagaagGATTTCTTAAATTACAAAAGTATTATGGAGTTTATTTGAAATAA